A genomic region of Phenylobacterium parvum contains the following coding sequences:
- the mazG gene encoding nucleoside triphosphate pyrophosphohydrolase, giving the protein MSQSPAPIGQLLAIMARLRDPQDGCAWDLEQTFATIAPYTVEEAYEVADAIQRGDLADLRDELGDLLFQVVFHSRMAEEAGAFAFDDVAQAIIDKMIRRHPHIFGDAGQRTSGEQVQAWEEVKAAERAAKAPRAGLLDDIPAALPGLTRAVKLSKRAAGVGFVWPDTGAVLDKLEEELTEFRAEVATGDRTALREELGDVLFVMANLARDLDIDPEDALREANAKFLRRFRHIEARLAEDGRTPHDSDLSEMDALWNEARAQDKTRPR; this is encoded by the coding sequence ATGTCCCAGTCCCCCGCCCCGATCGGACAGCTCCTCGCCATCATGGCCCGCCTGCGGGACCCGCAGGACGGCTGCGCCTGGGACCTGGAGCAGACCTTCGCCACCATCGCCCCCTACACCGTGGAGGAAGCCTACGAGGTGGCCGACGCGATCCAGCGCGGCGACCTCGCCGACCTTCGGGACGAGCTCGGCGACCTTCTCTTCCAGGTCGTCTTCCATTCCCGCATGGCTGAGGAGGCGGGGGCCTTCGCCTTCGACGATGTCGCCCAGGCCATCATCGACAAGATGATCCGCCGCCATCCGCACATCTTCGGCGATGCCGGGCAACGGACCAGCGGCGAACAGGTGCAGGCCTGGGAAGAGGTCAAGGCCGCCGAACGCGCCGCCAAGGCGCCCCGCGCCGGCCTGCTGGACGACATCCCCGCCGCCCTTCCCGGCCTGACCCGGGCGGTCAAGCTGTCGAAGCGCGCCGCCGGCGTGGGTTTTGTCTGGCCGGACACCGGGGCCGTCCTCGACAAGCTGGAGGAGGAACTGACCGAGTTTCGGGCCGAGGTGGCCACCGGCGACCGGACGGCCCTGCGCGAGGAGCTGGGCGACGTCCTCTTCGTCATGGCCAATCTGGCCCGGGACCTGGATATCGACCCCGAAGACGCCCTGCGCGAGGCCAACGCCAAGTTCCTCCGCCGCTTCCGCCACATCGAGGCCCGCCTCGCCGAGGACGGCCGGACGCCGCACGACTCCGACCTCTCGGAAATGGACGCGCTCTGGAACGAAGCCCGCGCCCAGGACAAGACCCGCCCCCGCTGA
- a CDS encoding TIGR02594 family protein: protein MTHLPPSYRWLARLDPLPRMISAALADFGLRETAGPGNTPQILQWAQETGLADAYRADSIPWCGLFMAHVAQVAGRNVPPSPLWALSWARFGIEGGQPELGDVLVFVRQGGGHVGLYIGEDSRCYHVLGGNQGDRVCITRIAKERLYAVRQPPYVNKPRSAATYLLAATGEVSSNEA, encoded by the coding sequence GTGACCCACCTTCCCCCGTCCTATCGCTGGCTCGCCCGGCTGGACCCCCTGCCCCGCATGATCTCCGCCGCCCTGGCGGATTTCGGCCTCCGGGAGACCGCCGGCCCGGGAAACACGCCCCAGATCCTGCAATGGGCGCAGGAAACGGGCCTCGCGGACGCCTATCGGGCCGACTCCATTCCCTGGTGCGGCCTCTTCATGGCCCATGTGGCCCAGGTCGCCGGGCGGAATGTCCCGCCGTCGCCCCTCTGGGCGCTGAGCTGGGCCCGGTTCGGGATCGAGGGAGGCCAGCCCGAACTTGGCGACGTCCTAGTCTTCGTGCGCCAGGGCGGCGGACACGTAGGGCTATACATCGGCGAGGATTCCCGCTGCTATCATGTCCTTGGAGGCAATCAGGGCGACCGGGTCTGCATCACCCGCATAGCCAAGGAGCGCCTCTACGCCGTCCGCCAGCCACCCTACGTGAACAAGCCCCGCTCCGCCGCGACCTACCTGCTCGCCGCCACCGGCGAGGTCTCCTCAAACGAAGCCTGA
- a CDS encoding YegP family protein — protein sequence MAHKFEIYKDKAGEFRVRFSYNNEVMFSTEGYTSKASAQNAIDSIKKNGPEAPVEDNA from the coding sequence ATGGCTCACAAGTTCGAAATCTACAAGGACAAGGCGGGCGAGTTCCGCGTGCGCTTCAGCTACAACAACGAGGTCATGTTCTCGACCGAGGGCTACACCTCCAAGGCCAGCGCCCAGAACGCCATCGACTCGATCAAGAAGAACGGCCCCGAAGCGCCCGTCGAGGACAACGCCTGA
- a CDS encoding phosphotransferase family protein encodes MTDAAADAIPGYDRPAVEAWLAKTCPELAGPFDWVRLPGGHSNLTWRLTDSRGRQAVIRRPPLGELLPKAHDMGREFRVLSALKDTPVPTPRPLAYCEDPSVTGAHFYVMDFLDGHPLYTVDDVREWAPEAKRRDLAFAFIDALAQLHALEPAAVGLGDLGKPEGYVERQINAWGRSWAASVAPAGFDDPRAHKVEAFLRARLPGQVPARIVHGDFGIHNILVGRSGGLLAVIDWEIATLGDPLADLAYALNPWPDPSDPEPPAETAPHAQPGFPTRSELAERYARATGADLSGLNYYVAFNRWKSACIVHGVYARYMEGKKSTEGVDTEGLKMSVLRSLELAARAAAAD; translated from the coding sequence ATGACCGACGCCGCCGCCGACGCCATCCCCGGATACGACCGCCCCGCCGTCGAGGCCTGGCTGGCGAAGACCTGCCCGGAACTCGCCGGTCCCTTCGACTGGGTCCGCCTGCCGGGCGGCCACTCCAACCTGACCTGGCGGCTGACGGACTCCCGGGGACGCCAGGCCGTCATCCGCCGCCCGCCCCTGGGCGAGCTGCTTCCCAAGGCCCACGACATGGGCCGGGAGTTCCGGGTCCTGTCGGCCCTGAAGGACACCCCCGTCCCGACGCCGCGCCCCCTCGCCTACTGCGAGGACCCGTCCGTCACCGGGGCGCACTTCTACGTGATGGATTTCCTCGACGGCCATCCCCTCTACACCGTGGACGATGTCCGGGAGTGGGCGCCCGAGGCGAAGCGGCGCGACCTCGCCTTCGCCTTCATCGACGCCCTGGCCCAGCTCCACGCCCTGGAGCCCGCCGCCGTAGGCCTGGGCGACCTGGGCAAGCCCGAGGGCTATGTGGAGCGCCAGATCAACGCCTGGGGCCGGTCCTGGGCGGCCTCCGTCGCACCCGCCGGCTTTGACGACCCCCGGGCCCATAAGGTCGAGGCCTTCCTGCGCGCACGCCTGCCCGGCCAGGTCCCGGCGCGGATCGTCCATGGCGACTTTGGCATCCACAACATCCTGGTGGGCCGCAGCGGCGGCCTGCTGGCGGTCATCGACTGGGAGATCGCCACCCTGGGCGACCCCCTCGCGGACCTCGCCTACGCCCTCAATCCCTGGCCCGATCCGTCGGACCCGGAACCCCCGGCCGAGACCGCGCCCCACGCCCAGCCCGGCTTTCCGACCCGGTCCGAGCTGGCGGAACGCTACGCCAGGGCGACCGGCGCCGACCTCTCCGGCCTGAACTATTACGTGGCCTTCAACCGCTGGAAGAGCGCCTGCATCGTCCACGGCGTCTACGCCCGCTACATGGAAGGCAAGAAGAGCACCGAGGGCGTCGACACCGAGGGCTTGAAGATGAGCGTCCTGCGCAGCCTCGAGCTTGCCGCCCGCGCGGCGGCGGCGGACTAG
- a CDS encoding glutathione peroxidase — protein sequence MTAVQDFTVKAADGSDHALSAYAGQVVLVVNTASKCGFTPQYAGLEDLWRRHRDQGLVVLGFPCNQFANQEPGDAEEIASFCSLTYDVTFPVLARVDVNGPRAEPLFRWLTESRPGLLGTRGVKWNFTKFLIGRDGTVLKRYAPTVAPEALEADIQSALAAG from the coding sequence ATGACGGCGGTCCAGGACTTCACCGTCAAGGCGGCTGACGGGAGCGATCACGCCCTTTCGGCCTATGCCGGCCAGGTCGTGCTGGTGGTGAACACCGCCTCGAAGTGCGGCTTTACGCCCCAGTACGCCGGGCTTGAGGACCTGTGGCGGCGTCATCGTGACCAGGGACTGGTGGTGCTGGGGTTTCCCTGCAACCAGTTCGCCAACCAGGAGCCTGGGGACGCGGAAGAGATCGCCAGCTTCTGCAGCCTGACCTACGACGTCACCTTCCCGGTGCTCGCCCGGGTCGACGTGAACGGCCCGCGCGCCGAGCCCCTGTTCCGCTGGCTCACCGAGAGCCGCCCGGGCCTGCTGGGCACCCGGGGGGTGAAGTGGAACTTCACCAAGTTCCTGATCGGGCGGGATGGGACGGTGCTGAAACGCTATGCCCCGACCGTGGCGCCCGAAGCCCTAGAGGCGGACATCCAGTCGGCCCTGGCTGCCGGCTAG
- a CDS encoding copper chaperone PCu(A)C yields MRSLLLATAVALTAAGAAFAHDYAAGDLRIAHPWTRPTSAGAPAAAGYLDITNTGRSADRLVSASTPHAARVEIHQSSMEGGMMRMKALPAGVEIPAGGVVKLAPGGLHLMLFGPTAAVKEGDRIPLTLTFAKAGKVKVELAAESRPAAKPAAMPEGHRH; encoded by the coding sequence ATGCGCAGCCTGCTTCTCGCCACCGCCGTGGCCCTCACCGCCGCCGGCGCGGCCTTCGCCCACGACTATGCCGCTGGCGACCTGCGGATCGCCCACCCCTGGACCCGCCCGACCTCCGCGGGTGCGCCGGCTGCTGCGGGCTATCTGGACATCACCAATACCGGGCGCAGCGCCGATCGCCTGGTGTCGGCCTCGACGCCCCACGCCGCCCGGGTGGAAATCCACCAGTCCTCGATGGAGGGCGGGATGATGCGGATGAAGGCCCTGCCCGCGGGGGTGGAGATTCCGGCCGGCGGGGTCGTCAAGCTGGCGCCGGGCGGCCTGCACCTCATGCTGTTCGGCCCCACGGCCGCCGTGAAAGAGGGCGACCGCATCCCCCTCACCCTCACCTTTGCGAAGGCTGGCAAGGTCAAGGTCGAACTCGCGGCGGAATCCCGGCCTGCGGCCAAGCCCGCCGCCATGCCCGAAGGCCACCGGCACTAG